In Ornithodoros turicata isolate Travis chromosome 1, ASM3712646v1, whole genome shotgun sequence, the DNA window AGTTTGTGTTCTTAACGTGTACGGGCCCGCTCGTCCTGGGTTATCTAACGCCTGTTTTCAAAACTTGCACTCGTTCATGCTTGAACCGCATCCACTTATATTAATAGGGGATTTTAACTGTGTTTTAGATTCCCGCAGGGATGTATCTGGTCCAGGTTTCGGCCGGCCTACGTGGAACGCGCGTGAACTGAGGCGAATAGTGCAGCAGTGTTCCTTTAACTGATGCCTGAGTCCATCTGTATGGCAACCAGTTCAACAACACTTGGTCCTGTAGGAACTCGTTTACTCGTCTGGACAGAGCATATGTGCCTAGTGAATACGCTGACTGCATTGTTCACCGAACGTCACCGTTCCCTGTCTCGGTGGGATATATTTCAGATCATGTACCTTTTTTCGTCGCGCTGGATCTCTCGACTTTTGAAACTCGGAGGCTAGATAGTGCAATACACGATCCCGAAGTTACTTCAGAAGTACCCGGTCGTCTGGGACACCCTTAAGCGGCACTGGTCAGAGCTTTTGATCGCAGCTGGTAGACGCAGGGAGGTTGCTCTCACTGAACATTTAAATTAACTTCGTCGTCGAATGCTCATAGTGAAACGTGGAGAGCCCTTACGTTGTTCATGCAAGAATATTTGGACATCCTTAAAGAGCGTTATTACCGAGCTTTGCGCTCTTCGTGCCGGACTGCGGCAGTTATTTTCAACCGCAACCGTTCTATCTTGGACCCCGACGTGTTGCGCTACATGCGTAACTCCGACATTAGGCAACCTCGACAGAGTCATGTCGAACAAGTACGCATGGCGGATGGGTCTGTCGCCTCTGCCCCATCAGATATCGTTCAAGTATTTCGCACTTTCTTTGCACAATTGTTCTCTTCTGAGAGCCAGGAAAGCGAGGTTGGCGAAGAGATGTTACGTTTCCTGGCTTCCTTGCCCGAACAGCCAGATGATTTGGGATCGGCATTGTGTTGTTCTGTGACCTTATCAGAAGTTAAAGCCGTCCTTGCTGAATAAAAAGTCTCTTCTGCTGCGGGCCCAGACGGGCTGCCTGTGCCGTTCTACAAATGCTTTTGGACAGCCCTGGGTCCGTCTATGGTCGCGTTGTTCACTAGATTTCTACAAGAGCACCGTCTTCCGCCTTCTTTCAAGAATGGTCGCATTGTCCTTATTCCGAAGGGTGGCGATAGCAACTCGCCACAATCCTGTGAGAAACACCTGTCGTGTGAGAAGAACACCTGTCGAGAAAATGCAGGCAAGCTTCCCCCTCGGCTTGACAGGATTTGTGTACTTCACTCTGGTGTATTTCATGGAAGTGATACATGACAGTACCACTTGACTACTATACTTGGAATGACGCCTGCATCCCTGCAGCTTCCGTACATCTCCACCCGTATCCCTGCACCTCTTTTTCCTGAGATGGTTGAATCCCCTGCTGTTCGCACGGTCAGCATTTTATGCTTGTATTATTGTATTTATCCCTTGCATAATATGGCGTCACGCCCTCATGGCAGTGGCTACAGCTATGTTATGATTTTGTGAACGTTTTGTTCGTATGGAAAGCTTTTCTTTTCGTGTGTGTGAAGCATGCATGTCTCCTCAGTACAGCttcatgtgagctgtacttcagAACACTACATCAGCCGAGATTGCGTGTTATATCTTCATGCATGAAGCATATGTCTTTTTCCAGCTCCTTGCCTTTGAAATGGAAGCACAGCAAGCGTGGGCCAACACCCATATATGGGAGGAGGGAGTTGGAGCCATGGTTTCGTTGCTGTTGATCTTGGCACCCGCTTTGCAGAACTTAGATGCATATGTAATCCTCACCTCATCACCTTTCTACTGTAGCTGTTCAGATAATTCTTCGGTACACCAGAACCATGCGAATACCTGCTTCTCCCCAGTGGTACACCTTCTGCTGTGGTTATTTATGAAGTTGTCTGCTGGTCAGAAAGCAGTGGCTCGGTGTTGAAGGTATGGCACTGCACAGTCTCAATTTATTGTGTAAATTACAGGTGTGTCACTTCAGAATATTTAGTCGCCATTGCAATTTGCCTACCGCATTAGGTGCCCTGGTCAGTGCTATGTTCCGCTTCCTGCCACCACTGCTAAGAGAGAAGACAGATGGAGTCGTCAAGAAGTTGGTAAGCACTGTTCTTGTGCTGTAGATCTATTTTGCTGATAAGTGGTGGGTGGGTCTCCAAGGTATGTGGAATATTTATACACCTATCTGAGCCATTGTGCAACCTCTGCCATAATGAACATGAAGGCGCATACAAAGATTGTGCGCAAACATGCATACACTACATACATTAGGTTAATATAGAGGGTTTTACTGAATACATATATTTATTTGCAGATAAAGATAAAGATAAAATTATGTATTCTAGGTAGATTCTATCACACCTCTCACCGACTTCTCAAAATACCGGGTTCAGATatacggcgattttaacttacCTGGTGTTAGCTGGGACTGTATGACCCACACGAGTACTGACTCTGGTATTGCAAGAAAAGCTGCTCATTTTTCTGATTTTGTTAACCTTTGTGGTCTATTGCAATACAATCAAAGATATAATTGTGCAAGTAATCTACTAGATTTCACCTTTTCGAACTTTCCTATTGCTTCTCTTGAGGTAGCCGATGTACCGCTCTCGCGAGTTGATGTGTATTACATTCCttttgtagtttgctttacAATTCCTGATGTTGGTAGATCTCAAAATAGTGCAGAATATTATTCCTTCAAGCATGGCGACTATTTCGGGCTATACAAATATTCATCGGAGCAGCCATTTGATTTTGTTATACAGGACGAGAATGCCGACTCGGCTGCTGTGAAGTTGACCGATATTGTGTTTTCGGCGATAGAGAAGTTTATTCCTAAAAGGCAATCACAATATCATAAGTATCCTGCTTGGTTTTCTGTGGAACACAAACGATGCTTGCGGGCGGAAGCAAGCTTCATTATCATCGTATGTTTAGAAAGAACCTAACACAGTACTGGTATGACAAGTTCAGTGCGGCACGTGCGTTGTCTAAGAAGCTCTTTGCCAGATATAAGGTTTTGTATTTGGAATCAACCGAACATAACCTTAGACGAAGTCCTCGTGACTTCTGGAAATATGTTAAGCTGTACAGGAAGCACAATCATCAGGATAACATTACACTGAGAGAACAGGGTGGTCTAGTATCTGATGGCCGCAGGGTGGGCAATTTATATGCGGCCCATTTCagctcttgttttttttttcttcaacagtATGTGTGCAGCCCTCAGTTATACAATGTAATGACTGCCTTCCTTTGAAGGAAGTTGATGAGGATGATGTTCGACGCGCAATTAAGAAACTTAAACCGAAAACTACGTCAGGAGTTGACAGTTTTCCCAGCTCCACCGTCAAGGGTTGCACGGATTTACTGTTACCGAGTCTTACTCATATTTTCAATATTTGATTGTGTTCTGGTCACTACCCCACCACCTGGAAATCAGCAATTGTTGTACCTGTTTTCAAGTCTGCGGTCCTTCTATTGTTAACAATTATCGTCCAGTGTCTTTACTTTTAATCTCAAATACTTTCTCGAAAGTATTTGAGATTATTCTCTATGAACGTTTCTATAACTACTTTTGTAGAAAAATTTGCATTGAGCAATGTGGATTTATGAGAAATCGATCTATGGAATCGAATCTGTGTACATTTATGAGCTATACGGTCCCGTTCATTTGTAACCGTGAGCAAGTGGACACAATTTATTTCGACCTTACCAAGACTTTTGACAAAGTTAATCATGAGTTACTTCTTTCGAAATTACAACCGTATGGTTTGTGTGAAGAGTACTGCACGTTATTGAAGAGCTATGTTTTGGACCGAGGTAACATTGTACGAGTTGGCACTGCGTCATCTGATCCATTCATTTCTGTCTCTGTTGTACCTCAGGGTAGTAACTTAGGACCGCTCCTGTTTTTAGTGTTTATTAATGACCTTGTAAATGTTGTTAAGCGGTCTCGTGTACTCTTATTTGCCGACGATGTAAAAATATTTCGTTCCGTCTCAACTATGGAGGATAGTTTTTTTGCTCCAAGAGGATGCAGTAGAGATTAAGAACTGGTGTAAAGATAACGCATTGTGTCTGAACGTGTCCAAGACTAACTCTATTGTATCGTTCACACTGAAGAAGACCCGAATAGCACAATTTAATTATGTTCTTGATAACTTGTCTATAGAGAGGGTTGAGGTTATCTGTGATCTTGGTGTCTTTTTCGACAGTGCATTGAAGTTCAATCACCATGTTTCGTATGTGTACTCTGCCAGTATGAGGTCTCTGGGGTTTATTGCTCGTATCTCTAAGGGATCCAAGAATATGCATTCACTTCTTAGTCTGTATTATAGCCTTGTGAGAAGCAAACTGGAGTTTTCTTCTGTAGTTTGGAACAGCTTATCCAAATCATCGTCGGACCATTTGGAAACTATACAATAGAGACTTGTCAGAATTGTTTACGACAGATTTGTGAGTCGGACGTGGTACTTCAGCTATAACAATATTCTATCTAAGCTGCCTCTAAGTAATAGACGACAGCTGCGTGATATGATATTTTTTCACAAGCTTGTTCATGTAACAATGGATGCTCCCGCACTTTTGTCTGAGGTTTGCTTTTACGTCCCTCCAAGGCTAACTAgctttccttctacattttACCCTGGTTTCCCTCATATATCCTCTCCGACTGTTCGAATGCAGTGTTTTTACAATGACTTCCAAAATAATGATGTTGATATTTTTTCTGATTTTAAGGTTTTTAGAACTGCTGTCtatttcttgtttgtgtgtCTAATGTTGCTTAGCGCTTTTCTGTTTTATCTGTATTACTTAATGTATTGGCGTTTTGTCCATTAGAGTGCACCTCCGTGTAGGCTTCAGCCGTTGGTGGGAACTGACAatagggtcattccacgccaaacgtCCCGGAGGCGTCGCTCGACCCCCTcaaatttttatgaaaaaaattgTATGAGCTCTTTATTACGTATATAACATCGGTCAGAAATTCTAAAGTGCAATTATTAACCCTCTCGAGTTTATAGTCCTCTCAAGTTCCGCTAAATGCCACAAACCTTATTTTACGTATGATTTTTTTCTGAAGCTTCCATGACACTCAGACGCGTTCTGTAAACTGTGAACTCCGTGCAAGGAACATGTTTATACAACCTAGGTATACAAATTCAGATTGCTTATAATTACGACAGTTTTTCTGAGACGCGAATATGGCGAAAAAATGTGATAGTACTTTGGAGTGCTGAGCGTCTGTTTGGAGACTGATCGCCACGAAAAAAAATTACATGGTAGCCAATACATGTGCCAAGCTATGTACGAAAAATTAATGTCGCAGCTATAACGGTTtcagagtaaaaaaataaagaaaacgccAACTTTGCCAGAAATGGCTATATTCACCCCGAAAATTCGCGCTGTGGAGGCCGAGATAGAAAATTTCCGACAGTGCAGACGGTTAGTACAACACTTCTTCTCAAACATATAGAAAAATCTCGAGGGTTATATTTTTAAACGGGGGAAATTAATTTTTACATTGCACACAGTGCGCGTGCTCACGGCGCCCGCGCTCTGACCCCTGCGTTCGCTGAAGAGAAGGAACACATTAACGCTGCGTTTTATTCCATTTATATTGCACTCCAGACGTGACTAATTACAACTTTACAACAAAACTACAAACTTGCTAAACATGCCGCAACACAGTATATACAAATTTTTCTTCAGAAAAGCCCGTATATCCCACACGGACACTTgaacttgatattggttcaAAGTTATGAAATCCCCTCGTCCCGGGGATGGTTAAGGCCTTTCCATATCTGTCGGACAGCATTTCTCTTTCGACGGCAACATCTGTTTTTGCTACCCATATTGGGTGAATGTCCTTCATGTTTTCGCAAGCCCACGTGTAGAGATCGAAAGGCGTCAGGATCTGCTTTTCCAGGGGCCGCTGAAGACTGGCCTTCGTGGCAAGCCTTTTCACAGTACCGCCGACGCCATCGCAGGGTCTCTTACCATGGGAGGTTGCGAAAAAGTTCCATGTAGCATATTTTCCAAAGTCATCGATATGCGCACACAAGTTTACGaagttttttctatttttgtacTGTGAGGCTGCACCGTCAGAGAAATAATGAAAATGTTCTATGTGTGAGGTGTCCTGTGTGAGGAAAGATTCCAGAAAACGCCTTTGAAAAAGGTGCACTGTCGCATTATCGTGATCTGTAGTGTCAGATATTACAACGAACGATTTATGACAAAGGCCCTGTTCTTAATGGTTTCTCGCTTTGTAGTAGACTACAATTGGATGTACTGTTGCTTGGCTGTCTTCCCAATAAAATGATTGTGGCGCGTCTTGTACGACGAAACTGTAGTTTTCGGAGAAGTCCATTACCACGATACATTCTTCTACTTTCAGATTGGCTTTCAGAGTGCGTAGGTATCGTGATTGCTCCTGggctatacactcttaactccgtaccctttagtaaagggtaaaaaatcgcaatattttaccctctatttcagaagctaccaggtaccctctgagtgaccccttttataaaagttacaaggaaacccactaattagaggttacggccttcaatccagcacctgcccgtaaaggttacgccaacgtgcggctttttatacaggatgttcatttttattcgcaacagagtagcgctcatttggcaggcgggttatgtaaatctttgctaattagtcgatccgtagttacaaacacatgcgtcaggaaatgtcggaaatgtttgtaactacggatgggttaatttgcgaaaattaacataacccacctgtcaaatgagcgctggtgtgatgcgaataaaaacaaacaccctgtgcgtgggatatggacatacatttacagaacacaccaatgtaccaaaatgaaccagcagaaaaggagatcttgaacatatgtatattacaaaaacagaagtctgtggagaggtgacacattgtgcacaagtgcgattctggtgtgaggagaaaccatggtcgctttatcatgtatgtggaaaaaagaactatcttttttttaagtgagaagcaatgcataaaagtgcgaggaagctagcgagtcaaaacaactgacctatgtttgccaagctgaacacacccaacgaaatggagaactgcagcagaaaaaaatttattccacattcgtgttgcagaggcgagcgcaaatggcaatacagtattacataaaacgcacacaaccttgaggaatataagtgtacagtaacgcaggagagactacattactgcgttatcagcgtcgGAGGCGCACTGGGACGAGTtcgtgaggtactgcattgcgctggtgacagtatgtgaacctgcatgtgggatcctgggaacaaaagtttgggcaatgagagtaacatttacggaaccattcaaatccgtacaaagcacaaggtacaaagcagcataaatgcgggaaggcgttcactccgcgattgagtcttagaatatcgtaagaatacaacaagtaggaagctgcgaattatatatctcgatgcatatatccgcagctcgcaaaatgcacgccggtgtatttacttggcgaccaagtaagagcagaaaagtagcaagcgtaagtggcgttcatatggaggaccgcaaaacgcttgccataatcacaacaaacctgcgctaagagctcttgctatcaaaataacgcacgtacctagcacaaaatgtacacttacccagtgtatgaagtgtgtgaattagggctgcggtggtgacgttcgttttcggttatatattctttgcaatcttcgcactcactacactttccactgagaacaccgaaaatatacttgtttgctagcgacatctagcttttccgttgttcctgacgacactatgataaacgcgaggaaaaccactgattaaaacagattacacttgttaacggacggacgacgagcgttaagcgtttcaaggaaaccgctctcagtgtggatagacctagaccaggctcggctacgcagcgaaatcggaaatcttggtggttgcggcattgacaattgttttccaccctttagaaagaaacatactatcagtatttcagactgcgaacttataatctgtgttcatacagcattgataacatgtagttgacgtataggtgatgctgaaacagataaaaaataacagcgtagattcgcaactgtcgtctcgaatgggaggctgaaacgcggcattatgctgaaaaacaaaaggaaaacaaacgataagaaactaacaaagagattatcgttggagatttcgcttagaagttacagtgtcggagtagagggtacatttataagttacaacaagctgtttttgttttttcctagatgtaacttctattcgtgttgtaaagacatgaccttggtcgcttttaacctctaaatatacgttacagtggtgtaacctataagaaatctcgaaatctacgtctatacagaagttacatgtttctaaaagttacaataaaaggtacgggtttaagagtgtatagtgaTGGGATTTCAGATTACTTAGCTGGTCAGATAAACGGTCCAGTATTTCTTCCTTTGGTATGGTAATACTGTCCAACGTGAAGTGTGTGCTGTGAACCCACTGCTGCACTGTGAGATCACTGTCGAGCTCAAGAGAGAAGGGCTCGCGCTGCTCCAGATACTCCTTCAATTTAAGTGAGCCTGGGCATGACGAGCACTTCCCCATCATACAATCATGCTTGTCAGTGTTGCACACCACTAGCCGCAGGAGTTCCCTGTAATCCTCATTGAGACCACAGGCCCGAATGAGTAACTTGATATTTTGGTGATAAACGCAGACGCAAACGCTGTGTGTCCCAGGTGCTCCTGCAATAACACACCACTTGGGGCGTAGTGCTGCGAATGTGGAAAATCCACATTCATGATCGGGGTGTCGGTTCTTCCATACCCGATATGCTTCGCGCAAGTTCATCAGAAGGATCCTCTTCTGATGACCCTGCAGTACGTCCTTTTTGCCTGGAAGCGAGTAAGAGATGTCATCAGAATTGTAGAAGTCTATTATTGCCGTTTTGATTTCGTCGGACAGGGGCCTTCCTAGCTTTGGTGATGGGTCTGGTAGAATTCCTGCTTCTTCCCTGAGCTTCTTTGCACGACGGACCATTCTTTCGGTTACACCAAAGAACCTCATTATCCTTCTTTTCGTCCAGGATTTTGATGCCAGGGTCAGAAGCGAAACTTTCTTCCCTCGGGACGTTGCTTTTTGGATAGCTGTTTTAATTTCAGATAACAGAACACGGTATTCCCGTGAAAGAACATCGAGTTCTTGTCGTGGCTTCACATTCAAATTTTTGGATATCATGTGTTTGAATCGGTTTTGAATTTTCTTCAACTTTTTCTCCACGTATGGCTCACGTCTTTTGTAACTACGGTCCTTCCTGACAGGGGTTTCACCGACGGCTCCGAGAGAAGCATTAAGAGCGTCCAGAGTACTTTCCTCTGGCAGGGGATCCGATGCGAGTGGGGGCGATGCTGAGGATGAAGACGACGAGTGGGCACGTTCTGACGCGGAGTCCTTGGCAGGCTCTTGCTCAGCGACTGCTGTCTCAGGGTTGGTCTTAAGAATATGCATGTAACATGAAGGGCAGATGCGATTGCCAGGCACGAGTGACAAATGTGGAAATCTCTCGCACAATGTGATGGTCACCGTCTTCGTACCTCGTCGTGTAGTTGTGTGTAGATGCAAGGGATTGATGCAGCTTTTGGGAGCGACACTTGACATGTATTTTCTCCAATACATGTTGAGGTGGTGAGCACATATATCCGCAATTGTATCGGGTGTGCGCCTTGTACGGAGACATATCAACTTCCGTTGTTCCTTAGTCAACTCCCCGAAGCACCGTAGTGATATCTCCCTCGTTGCTGTCCTCTGGTGACAGCCCAGTGGTCCAAAGGAGCAAGGTGGCAATGCTCCTTTCTCATCAGAAGTACTGTGAACATAAAAGCGCACAGTTTGAGGCTGCATTCGAGCGCCATTCAGCGTGCAGTCGCCGTGAGCTCTTCTATACGAGTAACAGGCCTAAATGAAAATGCTAATCATTGCACAGATTCAGCGTTACGCACCCTGTCTGACGTCCAGGCGCTACAATGTTATCGGTGCCAAACaaaatatatacagtcaaccctcgatttatgaacatcggttccccgaaaaattgttcataaatcgagggattcataaatcgaaaaatccgtgaagtgagtactatcgagcaaatggaacagtatttccgagttgggattgtctTTATAATGTACTATATTGTGTAGttttgctttcgaccacgccttctgctgtatcaatctcacaaagaacagactttagcacattcacactctgtttgttatgcaatactaaattgtttaatttcgCTTTggaccttccgctgtgtcaatcttggaaagaagagatgtcagcacattcgcactcgactggtcccggatttcctccgggatttttaacatTCGTTTACGTATTAATCTCCAAGGTGACAGCGGCACTTCGTCgccccttgtgcgaccccggaaaacccgtttgttgttcggatttcgaggggttaagaaccgagggtgcaatacctggaaaaaacGTTTTGTCCATTCAGGCGTCATTCGTAAGACCatggaataatccctttgaaggtttctgttgacctcggaacgatccgttcataaattgagggcaaaaacggtGGGCAACTCcaagttggttcccagaaattccattcattcttcggatatcgaggttcataaaacgagggaagaaTGCatatgtaaaaagtttggttcctggtgctcgtgttcataaaacgagggaattcataaatcgaaggttcataaatcgagggttgactgtatgcCTTATGAGTCATGACACATTTCCCTACAAGAGAAAATGCCCTAAAAGCTATAGTGTGTGCGAGCCACTGAGGTCTCAAGGGAGGATTGcggtaatttttctttttctgtttcagTTAGACATTCTTCACAACTGCATAATTATACGCACGTACCTTGGTTCTCCTGGCAGAGTTGTTATCCGTCTACTTGGACCAGGCAAGCTGTCATCCATTGTAAGGTGTGAAAGACTGTCGCACGAAACTCCAGACACAGCTGTGCGCGCAGCGCTGGAGATAAGGAGGAAAACTccgccagtttacaaccgcCAACGATGGTATCACCAGATCGGGCTCATAAAACCCGCTGTGCAGTTCACGATGTACTAATACCCCTCTTGGAATATTTTCGTTCACCTTGTTCGCTGTCGTCTTCGACCAGCAGCATGTGTCAGCGCGGGAAGCACGGCACATTGCCTCAAGCATATGtatatttttcgtgtttttggGAAAGCCGGATGTAACATACTGTGTGCGGTACAAGGTTTTGGATAAGCTCTCTGACACATATGAAAAGGCCATAACCATCCCCGGTGCAAGGGGATTCCACAACTTCGTCAAACTCAAGTGTCCGCTTGGGACATACAGGCTTTTCCTAAGACAAATTTGTATATACTGTGTTGCCGCATGTCTAGCAAGTTTGTAGTAACTTTATAACGTTGTGATTGATCACATTTTGAGCTCTCAAGTGCAATATAAATAGAAGAACACAGTGTGACTGTGTTCCTTCTCTTGAGCGAACGGAAGGGTCACAGCACGGGCGCCGTGAGCACGCGCACTCTGTGCAATGTAAAAATTTATTTCTTGCGTTTAAAAAATATAACCCTAGAGATTTTTCGATATGTTTGAGAAGAAGTGTTGTACTAACCGTCTGCACTGTCGGAAATTTTCTATCTCGGCCTCCACAGCGCGAATTTTTGGGGTGAATATAGGCATTTCTGGCAAAGTTggcgttttctttatttttttactttgaaaCCGTTATAGCTGCGACGTTAATTTTTCGTACATAGCTTGGCACATGTATTGGCTACCACGTAATTTTTTTTCGTGGCGATCAGTCTACAAACAGACGCTCAGCACTCCAAAGTACTATCACATTTTTTCGCCATATTCGCGTCTCAGAAAAACTGTCGTAATTATAAGCAATCTGAATTTGTATGCCTTGGTTGTATGAACATGTTCTTTACACGGAGTTCACAGTTTACAGAACGCGTCTGAGTGTCGTGGAAGCTCCAGGAAAAAATCATACGTAAAATAAGGTTTGCGGCATTTAGCGGAACTTGAGAGGACTATAAACTCGAGAGGGTTAATAATTGCACTTTAGAATTTCTGGCCGATGTTATATACGTAATAAAGAGctcacacaatttttttcatgaAAATTTGAGGGGGTCGAGCGACGCCTCCGGGacgtttggcgtggaatgacccaataaataaataaataaatcactGCCCTAGGTTACTGGCATTGTACCCTTCAACTGGAGCTGTACGATATCAGAGTTAGCCAATTAGCTAAATGTTTGAATTATTCATTTTAGGAGTAGTTAAAGTTTGGCTAGAGTTGGAGCACCTTACGAGGTCACGCTAGAAGTTTGTTTGTGCTACAGGACACATTTATGTTTTAATATCtagtgcatatacagggtgcttcatgTCAAGTGATTAAACAATTGGAACTGGCGATGTAGGCGCTGGAGCATTGCGGGACTTTCGGTAATTACCAGTTCCGGAAACATCTGCCATCATAGGGGAAGGCTTCGGACAGTTTCTAATTGTGTGAAATTTATTTTTAGTCAATgaaacttcgaaaattgccacgCAACCTCACCTTCTGTTTACAGCAATAcaaagtcctccacggataagcGTCCAAGAAGCCCAACGAAAACTATGCGCAGTATTGCAACTCAaaatcgtaaaaaaaaagaagtaacaattacgctttagccacgcctgcttgatttttgcGAAGAAGCGTGCGTGTAAAGTTGGTCTAGGACGAAATGTCCCCACCTACATTTGTTGTGCGTGCTTTGTGGTCAGACAGGTTTTGgattctttgtgataagacggttgtcccCAGCATCAAGGTCGATGCGGGgtaaagaaaggtaaaacaataAGGGGTCACTTACTCCTCTCCCCACATCTTCCACGCGCTTTTCTTTTCGACAATAGAGCAGGCGGGGATAAGGAGAaagttttacttttttttttgctatttctGTTGGCGATAGTGTTGTACAAATAAAAACAGTGAGATTCACTTGGCAATTCACAAAGTTTAATTGAAAAATAAGTTTCCCACAATTCAAAATTGTTTAAAGCCTTCCTGAATGGCGTTAGAAGTTTCCAGTAGGTAATTTCCGAACTTAGCACAAtcatccggcgagtacgtcgctaCAGCGGGCTGCAGTCCAGTGATGTGATTGCTCCGCCAGTTGCGCCATACAGC includes these proteins:
- the LOC135366579 gene encoding uncharacterized protein LOC135366579, encoding MDDSLPGPSRRITTLPGEPSTSDEKGALPPCSFGPLGCHQRTATREISLRCFGELTKEQRKLICLRTRRTPDTIADICAHHLNMYWRKYMSSVAPKSCINPLHLHTTTRRGTKTVTITLCERFPHLSLVPGNRICPSCYMHILKTNPETAVAEQEPAKDSASERAHSSSSSSASPPLASDPLPEESTLDALNASLGAVGETPVRKDRSYKRREPYVEKKLKKIQNRFKHMISKNLNVKPRQELDVLSREYRVLLSEIKTAIQKATSRGKKVSLLTLASKSWTKRRIMRFFGVTERMVRRAKKLREEAGILPDPSPKLGRPLSDEIKTAIIDFYNSDDISYSLPGKKDVLQGHQKRILLMNLREAYRVWKNRHPDHECGFSTFAALRPKWCVIAGAPGTHSVCVCVYHQNIKLLIRACGLNEDYRELLRLVVCNTDKHDCMMGKCSSCPGSLKLKEYLEQREPFSLELDSDLTVQQWVHSTHFTLDSITIPKEEILDRLSDQLSNLKSHHYTLLNPYLLL